The following proteins are encoded in a genomic region of Burkholderia cepacia:
- a CDS encoding SDR family oxidoreductase, translated as MAQTKQAAHAPVVLVTGAARRAGRAFAEYFAKHGYRTAVHYDRSADAAQAAARAIAERGHDSVALQADLSDAAQITALIDQVYARFGRLDVLVNNASVFWQDHFPSFDLAAFDQAWAVNCRAPILLTRAFYERARAAGTQGVVVNVIDQKIKENFHRDHFSYTVAKAALGNLTQMLALSSAPVLRVNAVFPGLMLPSDDQTQADFEHASRASTPLARIAGPDDVASAILLLTGNAYNGVDFVVDAGQNLIRVDQDVLYKHRSPDGKH; from the coding sequence ATGGCGCAGACGAAGCAAGCGGCACACGCGCCCGTCGTGCTCGTAACCGGCGCCGCGCGCCGGGCCGGGCGCGCGTTCGCCGAGTATTTCGCGAAGCATGGCTATCGCACCGCGGTGCATTACGACCGTTCGGCCGACGCCGCGCAGGCCGCCGCCCGCGCGATCGCCGAACGCGGGCACGATTCGGTCGCGTTGCAGGCCGACCTGTCGGATGCCGCGCAGATCACCGCGCTGATCGACCAGGTGTATGCGCGCTTCGGGCGCCTCGACGTGCTGGTCAACAACGCGTCGGTGTTCTGGCAGGACCACTTCCCGAGCTTCGACCTCGCGGCGTTCGACCAGGCATGGGCCGTCAACTGCCGCGCGCCGATCCTGCTTACGCGGGCGTTCTACGAACGCGCGCGCGCCGCCGGCACGCAGGGCGTCGTGGTGAACGTGATCGACCAGAAGATCAAGGAAAACTTTCACCGCGACCACTTCAGCTACACGGTCGCGAAGGCCGCGCTCGGCAACCTCACGCAAATGCTCGCGCTGTCGTCCGCGCCGGTGCTGCGCGTGAACGCGGTGTTCCCGGGGCTGATGCTGCCGAGCGACGACCAGACGCAGGCCGACTTCGAACACGCGAGCCGCGCGTCGACGCCGCTCGCGCGCATCGCCGGCCCCGACGACGTCGCGAGCGCGATCCTGCTGCTGACCGGCAACGCGTACAACGGCGTGGATTTCGTCGTCGATGCGGGGCAGAACCTGATCCGCGTCGACCAGGACGTGCTGTACAAGCACCGCTCGCCGGACGGCAAGCACTGA
- the epsC gene encoding serine O-acetyltransferase EpsC, with translation MSTSPVRQWGLEEIVAGLRESREELHRTRHPRGIRELPSRDAICKIVTGLRASMFPTHYGAPDLTDESVDYYVGHTLESTLRILSEQVRRALPFLPEHADTPFAELDERAFEIAREFGRQLPAVRALLVSDIQAAYAGDPAAQHITEILLCYPGVLAMMHHRLAHALHQLGVPLLARFINEIAHSATGIDIHPGAQIGPSFFIDHGTGVVIGETAIIGERVRVYQAVTLGAKSFPADGEGALVKGNARHPIVEDDVVIYAGATILGRVTIGRGSVIGGNVWLTHSVPAGTSVAQGKVREGGSAEKP, from the coding sequence ATGTCGACATCACCCGTCCGTCAGTGGGGCCTCGAAGAAATCGTCGCCGGCTTGCGCGAGTCGCGCGAAGAACTCCATCGCACGCGCCATCCGCGCGGCATCCGTGAGCTGCCGTCGCGCGATGCGATCTGCAAGATTGTGACCGGCCTGCGCGCGTCGATGTTTCCGACGCATTACGGCGCGCCGGACCTCACCGACGAAAGCGTCGACTACTACGTCGGCCATACGCTCGAAAGCACGCTGCGGATCCTGTCCGAGCAGGTTCGCCGCGCGCTGCCGTTCCTGCCCGAGCATGCCGATACGCCGTTCGCGGAACTCGACGAACGCGCGTTCGAAATCGCGCGTGAATTCGGCCGGCAGTTGCCGGCGGTGCGCGCGCTGCTCGTCAGCGACATCCAGGCCGCATACGCGGGCGATCCGGCCGCGCAGCACATCACAGAGATCCTGCTGTGCTACCCCGGCGTGCTCGCGATGATGCACCATCGGCTCGCCCACGCGCTGCACCAGCTCGGCGTGCCGCTACTCGCGCGATTCATCAATGAAATCGCCCACTCGGCCACCGGCATCGACATCCATCCGGGCGCGCAGATCGGCCCGAGCTTCTTCATCGACCACGGCACCGGTGTCGTGATCGGCGAAACCGCGATCATCGGCGAGCGCGTGCGCGTGTACCAGGCCGTCACGCTCGGCGCGAAGAGTTTCCCGGCCGATGGCGAAGGCGCACTGGTCAAGGGCAATGCGCGGCACCCGATCGTCGAGGACGACGTGGTGATCTACGCGGGCGCGACGATTCTCGGCCGCGTGACGATCGGGCGCGGCTCGGTGATCGGCGGCAACGTGTGGCTCACGCACAGCGTGCCGGCCGGCACGAGTGTCGCGCAGGGCAAGGTTCGCGAAGGCGGGAGCGCCGAGAAGCCTTAA
- a CDS encoding DUF3005 domain-containing protein, which yields MESSGQTGRVRPRSVELDNDDTHDSTVDTDGKNREAARLAGNGPISPDEITRSNASLVNAMPEAGDGFAGFDSRPGGNHPAFALRAGYMVIEKGFDAPAPSDAMFGPVHRMYGSAYWPGHGRRPERIIELTAVPR from the coding sequence ATGGAATCATCCGGTCAAACAGGTCGTGTGCGCCCGCGCAGTGTCGAACTCGACAACGACGACACGCACGACAGCACGGTCGACACCGACGGCAAGAACCGCGAGGCGGCGCGCCTCGCCGGCAACGGACCGATCTCGCCCGACGAGATCACGCGCAGCAACGCGTCGCTCGTCAATGCGATGCCGGAAGCCGGCGACGGCTTCGCCGGTTTCGACAGCCGCCCCGGCGGCAACCATCCGGCGTTCGCGCTGCGCGCGGGTTACATGGTGATCGAGAAAGGCTTCGACGCGCCGGCTCCGAGCGACGCGATGTTCGGTCCCGTCCACAGGATGTACGGCAGCGCGTACTGGCCCGGCCACGGACGGCGGCCGGAACGCATCATCGAGCTGACAGCCGTACCGCGGTAG
- a CDS encoding universal stress protein, with protein MYKRILVAVDGSDTSRHAFDAALALAKAHGAELQPFYVVENAAIYYNVPGYDPSVLRDQLVAQGNELAQEFTKLMQAAGVKGETRLNEATSLNDVSSLILDGAKAFGADLLVLGTHGRRGFRRLVLGSIAEQCVRHATLPVLLIPAAANVDEQAA; from the coding sequence ATGTACAAGCGTATTCTGGTTGCCGTCGACGGCAGCGACACGTCCCGCCACGCGTTCGATGCCGCGCTGGCGCTCGCGAAAGCACACGGCGCCGAGCTGCAGCCGTTCTACGTCGTCGAGAACGCCGCGATCTACTACAACGTGCCCGGCTACGATCCGTCCGTGCTGCGCGATCAGCTCGTCGCACAGGGCAACGAACTCGCGCAGGAATTCACCAAGCTGATGCAGGCAGCCGGCGTGAAAGGCGAAACGCGGCTGAACGAAGCGACGTCGCTCAACGATGTGTCGTCGCTGATCCTCGACGGCGCGAAGGCGTTCGGCGCCGATCTGCTCGTGCTCGGCACGCATGGCCGCCGCGGGTTCCGCCGCCTCGTGCTCGGCAGCATCGCCGAACAATGCGTGCGGCACGCCACGCTGCCCGTGCTGCTGATTCCGGCGGCTGCGAACGTCGACGAACAGGCCGCCTGA
- the fnr gene encoding fumarate/nitrate reduction transcriptional regulator Fnr: MLTPVATRPAATPHAGSWAPRQAAHCSSCAMRHLCMPQGLAPEALSRLESVICAARPVKRGEALFREGDAFDNLYAVRSGSLKTVATRHDGREQVTGLHLAGEALGLDGICDDSHPRTAVALEDSSVCVIPYSALKTLCSEAGSMQLRMHKLMSEQIVRETSQTMLLGSLNAEERVAAFLLDVSSRYLKRGYSPSEFNLRMTREDIGSYLGMTLETVSRTLSKFQKRGLIEMQGRHVQIVDFDGLQHV, from the coding sequence ATGCTGACGCCCGTCGCCACACGTCCCGCCGCCACGCCTCATGCCGGTAGCTGGGCTCCTCGCCAGGCCGCGCACTGCTCGTCGTGCGCCATGCGGCACCTGTGCATGCCGCAGGGCCTGGCGCCCGAAGCACTCAGTCGCCTCGAGTCGGTCATCTGCGCGGCTCGCCCCGTCAAGCGCGGCGAAGCGCTGTTCCGCGAAGGCGACGCATTCGACAACCTGTACGCAGTACGCTCGGGTTCGCTGAAAACCGTCGCGACGCGCCATGATGGCCGCGAACAGGTCACGGGCCTGCATCTCGCCGGTGAAGCGCTCGGCCTCGACGGCATCTGCGACGATAGCCACCCGCGCACCGCGGTCGCACTGGAAGACAGTTCCGTCTGCGTGATCCCGTACAGCGCGCTGAAGACACTGTGCTCCGAAGCCGGCTCGATGCAGCTGCGCATGCACAAGCTGATGAGTGAACAGATCGTGCGCGAAACGTCGCAAACGATGCTGCTCGGCTCGCTGAATGCCGAAGAGCGCGTCGCGGCTTTCCTGCTCGACGTCTCGTCGCGTTACCTGAAGCGCGGTTACTCGCCGTCGGAATTCAACCTGCGCATGACGCGCGAAGACATCGGCAGCTATCTCGGCATGACGCTCGAAACGGTCAGCCGCACGCTGTCGAAGTTCCAGAAGCGCGGCCTGATCGAAATGCAGGGCCGCCACGTGCAGATCGTCGACTTCGACGGCCTCCAGCACGTCTGA
- a CDS encoding LysR family transcriptional regulator ArgP, giving the protein MLDYALLDALAAVIRHGSFERAAKELNVTPSAVSQRVKLLEERVGSVLVKRGQPCVATTSGALLCRHTERVQLLEAELGGRMPALPGQIASAWPTLRVAVNDDSVATWFIDAVGPFCTERETLLDLVIDDQDYTASRIRDGSVQGAVTAQAEPIQGCRSERLGRIRYRAVCSPAFYERYFGAGITRDALRRAPCVMFNPKDGLQSRFIRRVTRADLDPPQHWIPHVAGYLRACETGLGWGMCPDRMVDRQLAAGELVDMSRGRTIDIDLYWQSWRLSIGWLDDFSAALKTRAALFLD; this is encoded by the coding sequence ATGCTCGACTACGCGTTGCTCGATGCCCTCGCGGCCGTGATCCGGCACGGTTCGTTCGAGCGGGCGGCCAAGGAGCTGAATGTCACGCCGTCGGCCGTGTCGCAGCGCGTGAAGCTGCTGGAGGAGCGCGTCGGCAGCGTGCTCGTCAAGCGCGGGCAGCCGTGCGTCGCGACGACGTCGGGCGCGCTGCTGTGCCGGCATACCGAGCGCGTGCAGCTGCTCGAAGCCGAACTGGGCGGCCGGATGCCGGCGCTGCCGGGCCAGATCGCGAGCGCATGGCCGACGTTGCGTGTGGCCGTCAACGACGACAGCGTCGCGACGTGGTTCATCGACGCGGTCGGGCCGTTCTGCACGGAGCGCGAGACGTTGCTCGACCTCGTGATCGACGACCAGGATTACACGGCGTCGCGCATTCGCGACGGCAGCGTGCAGGGCGCCGTGACCGCGCAGGCCGAGCCGATTCAGGGGTGCCGGTCGGAGCGGCTCGGGCGCATCCGTTATCGCGCGGTGTGCTCGCCGGCGTTTTACGAACGCTATTTCGGGGCGGGCATCACGCGCGATGCGCTGCGCCGCGCGCCGTGTGTGATGTTCAATCCGAAGGACGGACTGCAGTCGCGTTTCATCCGGCGCGTGACACGCGCGGATCTCGATCCGCCGCAGCACTGGATACCGCACGTCGCAGGCTATCTACGCGCATGCGAAACGGGATTGGGATGGGGGATGTGTCCGGACCGGATGGTCGATCGCCAACTGGCGGCGGGCGAACTCGTGGACATGTCGCGCGGGCGAACCATCGACATCGATCTCTACTGGCAGAGCTGGCGTCTGTCGATCGGCTGGCTCGACGATTTCAGCGCGGCGCTGAAGACGCGCGCCGCGCTGTTTCTCGATTGA
- a CDS encoding LysE/ArgO family amino acid transporter — protein sequence MNWLAFSHGAALCGSLIVTIGAQNAFVLRQGIMRAHVGKIVLLCAVSDMILIGAGVGGASVLVERYPTFVHAVLYIGLAYLAWFGINALRRAFKPGHETLDVRGDAVAPPSQSGLSIVLMTLAFTWLNPHVYLDTFLLIGTAGAREPEGARLAFAIGAMTVSIVWFLGLGYGARLLAPWFRKAVAWRVLDGAIGSMVLFLAAVQLR from the coding sequence ATGAACTGGCTCGCTTTTTCCCACGGCGCCGCCCTGTGCGGATCGCTCATCGTCACCATCGGCGCGCAGAACGCGTTCGTGCTCCGCCAAGGCATCATGCGCGCGCATGTCGGCAAGATCGTGCTGCTGTGCGCGGTGTCCGACATGATCCTGATCGGCGCGGGCGTCGGCGGCGCGTCGGTGCTCGTCGAACGCTATCCGACCTTCGTCCATGCGGTGCTGTACATCGGCCTCGCGTATCTCGCATGGTTCGGCATCAACGCGCTGCGTCGCGCATTCAAGCCGGGCCACGAAACGCTCGACGTGCGCGGCGACGCGGTCGCACCGCCGTCGCAGAGCGGGCTCTCGATCGTGCTGATGACGCTCGCGTTCACGTGGCTCAATCCGCACGTGTATCTCGACACGTTCCTGCTGATCGGCACGGCCGGCGCACGCGAGCCGGAAGGCGCACGGCTCGCGTTCGCAATCGGCGCGATGACGGTCAGCATCGTGTGGTTCCTCGGGCTCGGCTACGGCGCGCGACTGCTGGCGCCGTGGTTCCGCAAGGCCGTCGCGTGGCGTGTGCTGGATGGCGCGATCGGCAGCATGGTGCTGTTTCTCGCGGCGGTGCAGTTGCGCTGA